A single genomic interval of Festucalex cinctus isolate MCC-2025b chromosome 16, RoL_Fcin_1.0, whole genome shotgun sequence harbors:
- the LOC144003980 gene encoding sortilin isoform X2, with the protein MRASTPAGEDAALFRNEPSPPTHLPLLPLPLPLGTHASRARTPPLGFPSGSSTGHDLEASRRSLRSALFRGRSGQSPAEGHCDFRGHLQGFQWPFLRVVPGQPDPHRASSTRRQHTRGFNGDDGSYVILTWVGDGTGVILVLSTISAPLDTFLEGGSSRLYRSTDYGKSFHDISHSINHTFIKEEFGVSVGPGRSVILTADTPVVDHPGGIIFTSTDAGATFRFTQLPFHLAESITYHFLNPDLLAALSIDGALWLSLDFGAMWTKVHDGVHSFSWGAGINLFFSCSKADTMDAEERGDLQLKRTKDLGKTFDVIHEDVYSFGYIGTFLFFSVMEDTRSPRVMYFSADQGDTFSRALLPSASTEQFYSILDGDEDMLFMHVDNPGDTYFGTMYTSDDRGILFSKSLERHLFDGQRKSDFRNVTSLRGVYLTNKLDKDGRIRSVISFNRGGTWHQLSKPQNVDCGKEVKNCNLHIHGEHSRINRIIPMLLMSDPTAVGLVIAHGSVGDCLSSWQYPDVFVSSDGGYNWRGTLRGPHHYSILDSGGLIVAVEARREGQVKTIKFSTDEGQCWKSYNFTEQPFFFAGLASEPGSKAMSVSVWGFRPEDDNQPMWVAVTIDFQSLITRECNDQDYEEWLAHSTGGGDLERDGCVLGVKETYRRRKKHAVCRNGRGYVTVKKESPCLCTREDFLCDYGYQHNVNTSECVRQPNTHNKTLEMCLNGEEDELLTAGYRKVPSDHCEGGFSSQLAVQTVIRPCGVKPSPDSPSAHFTAPVTYFDTPRERMVLILVCTGAGVIVLAAVVSALVAIRRGVNQHRAPEYRFSNLQIQVDRNGATGDLESANSSNGTACQQDSDNQNLLQ; encoded by the exons ATGCGGGCTTCAACACCTGCCGGTGAGGACGCAGCACTTTTCCGCAATGAGCCGTCTCCTCCCACACACCTGCCTCTGCTGCCTCTCCCCCTGCCACTTGGAACACACGCATCCCGCGCGCGGACACCTCCACTGGGGTTTCCGAGCGGTTCCAGTACCGGCCATGATCTGGAGGCGAGTCGTCGCTCTCTGCGTTCTGCTCTATTTCGGGGCCGAAGCGGGCAGTCGCCCGCGGAGGGGCACTGCGACTTCCGCGGGCACCTCCAGGGCTTCCAGTGGCCCTTTCTTCGAGTCGTGCCAGGTCAGCCTGACCCCCACCGAGCATCGAGTACTAGACGACAACACACACGAG GCTTTAATGGTGATGACGGCTCCTATGTGATTCTCACGTGGGTGGGCGATGGTACCGGG GTCATCCTGGTGTTGTCCACAATCAGTGCTCCTCTAGACACGTTCCTCGAGGGGGGCTCCTCACGCCTTTACCGGAG TACGGATTATGGCAAGTCCTTCCACGATATCTCGCACAGCATCAACCACACGTTCATCAAAGAGGAGTTTGGAGTCAGCGTGGGACCAGGACGTTCT GTGATATTAACCGCTGACACACCCGTGGTGGACCATCCGGGCGGCATCATTTTCACCTCTACAGATGCCGGTGCCACTTTTCGCTTTACCCAGCTCCCCTTTCACCTAGCTGAGTCCATCACCTACCACTTCCTCAACCCCGACTTGCTGGCGGCGCTTAGCATCGAC GGCGCTCTGTGGCTCTCGCTGGACTTTGGTGCCATGTGGACAAAAGTGCATGATGGAGTGCATTCTTTTTCATG GGGAGCTGGCATCAATTTGTTCTTCAGTTGCAGCAAAGCAGACACAA TGGACGCAGAAGAGAGAGGAGATCTGCAGCTGAAGAGGACCAAAGACCTCGGCAAGACCTTTGACGTCATCCACGAGGACGTCTACAGTTTTGGCTACATTGGAACTTTTCTCTTCTTCTCAGTCATGGAAGATACG CGATCTCCGAGGGTCATGTATTTTTCAGCCGACCAAGGAGACACCTTTAGTCGAGCACTACTCCCATCAGCCTCAACTGAACAG ttTTACTCTATCTTGGATGGAGATGAGGACATGCTCTTTATGCATGTGGACAACCCGGGAG ACACCTACTTTGGAACAATGTACACATCAGATGACCGTGGCATCCTTTTCTCCAAATCTCTGGAACGCCACTTGTTCGACGGCCAACGTAAGAGCGATTTCCGGAATGTCACATCACTTCGTGGTGTGTACCTCACCAACAAACTGGACAAAG ATGGGCGAATCAGATCAGTCATTTCATTCAATCGGGGAGGAACTTGGCATCAGCTTTCCAAACCTCAAAATGTGGACTGTGGAAAGGAagtaaaaaat TGCAACCTTCATATTCATGGTGAACACAGTCGCATCAATCGCATCATCCCAATGCTTCTCATGTCTGATCCCACTGCTGTTGGCCTGGTCATCGCACATG GCTCGGTAGGTGATTGCCTGTCATCATGGCAGTATCCAGATGTGTTTGTCTCCTCTGATGGGGGTTACAACTGGAGGGGCACACTGCGAGGTCCCCACCATTACAGCATACTGGACTCTGGCGGGCTTATCGTAGCTGTGGAGGCACGACGTGAAGGACAAGTCAAGACAATCAA GTTCTCAACAGACGAAGGCCAGTGCTGGAAGTCGTACAACTTTACCGAGCAGCCCTTCTTCTTCGCCGGCCTAGCTTCCGAGCCAGGCTCCAAGGCCATGAGCGTTAGTGTATGGGGCTTCCGTCCTGAGGACGACAACCAGCCCATGTGGGTGGCGGTCACCATTGACTTCCAGAGCCTCATCACAAGAGAGT gtaatgaccaagaTTACGAGGAGTGGTTGGCACACTCAACAGGGGGAGGTGATTTGGAGAGGGATGGCTGCGTCCTGGGTGTCAAGGAGACATACCGGAGACGGAAGAAACATGCCGTGTGCCGGAACGGTCGTGGCTATGTCACGGTAAAAAAGGAAAGTCCCTGCCTGTGTACCAGGGAAGATTTTTTGTG CGACTATGGCTATCAGCACAACGTGAACACATCAGAGTGTGTGCGACAgccaaacacacacaacaagACTTTGGAGATGTGCCTGAATGGAGAAGAGGACGAGCTCCTGACAGCGGGCTATCGCAAGGTCCCAAGTGACCACTGTGAGGGGGGGTTTTCTTCTCAGCTGGCAGTCCAGACTGTCATCAGACCTTGCGGTGTCAAACCCAGCCCAGACTCACCCTCCGCCCACTTCACTGCACCAGTGACATACTTTGACACACCG CGAGAGAGGATGGTGCTGATACTGGTGTGCACTGGCGCAGGTGTCATCGTCCTAGCCGCCGTGGTTTCTGCTCTGGTGGCCATCAGGAGAGGGGTTAATCAGCATAG GGCACCAGAATATCGCTTCTCCAATCTCCAGATTCAAGTTGACCGCAATGGAGCCACGGGGGATCTCGAAAGTGCCAACAGCAGCAACGGAACAGCCTGTCAGCAGGACTCAGATAAT caaaacctTCTGCAGTGA
- the LOC144003980 gene encoding sortilin isoform X1, protein MRASTPAGEDAALFRNEPSPPTHLPLLPLPLPLGTHASRARTPPLGFPSGSSTGHDLEASRRSLRSALFRGRSGQSPAEGHCDFRGHLQGFQWPFLRVVPGQPDPHRASSTRRQHTRGFNGDDGSYVILTWVGDGTGVILVLSTISAPLDTFLEGGSSRLYRSTDYGKSFHDISHSINHTFIKEEFGVSVGPGRSVILTADTPVVDHPGGIIFTSTDAGATFRFTQLPFHLAESITYHFLNPDLLAALSIDGALWLSLDFGAMWTKVHDGVHSFSWGAGINLFFSCSKADTMDAEERGDLQLKRTKDLGKTFDVIHEDVYSFGYIGTFLFFSVMEDTRSPRVMYFSADQGDTFSRALLPSASTEQFYSILDGDEDMLFMHVDNPGDTYFGTMYTSDDRGILFSKSLERHLFDGQRKSDFRNVTSLRGVYLTNKLDKDGRIRSVISFNRGGTWHQLSKPQNVDCGKEVKNQCNLHIHGEHSRINRIIPMLLMSDPTAVGLVIAHGSVGDCLSSWQYPDVFVSSDGGYNWRGTLRGPHHYSILDSGGLIVAVEARREGQVKTIKFSTDEGQCWKSYNFTEQPFFFAGLASEPGSKAMSVSVWGFRPEDDNQPMWVAVTIDFQSLITRECNDQDYEEWLAHSTGGGDLERDGCVLGVKETYRRRKKHAVCRNGRGYVTVKKESPCLCTREDFLCDYGYQHNVNTSECVRQPNTHNKTLEMCLNGEEDELLTAGYRKVPSDHCEGGFSSQLAVQTVIRPCGVKPSPDSPSAHFTAPVTYFDTPRERMVLILVCTGAGVIVLAAVVSALVAIRRGVNQHRAPEYRFSNLQIQVDRNGATGDLESANSSNGTACQQDSDNQNLLQ, encoded by the exons ATGCGGGCTTCAACACCTGCCGGTGAGGACGCAGCACTTTTCCGCAATGAGCCGTCTCCTCCCACACACCTGCCTCTGCTGCCTCTCCCCCTGCCACTTGGAACACACGCATCCCGCGCGCGGACACCTCCACTGGGGTTTCCGAGCGGTTCCAGTACCGGCCATGATCTGGAGGCGAGTCGTCGCTCTCTGCGTTCTGCTCTATTTCGGGGCCGAAGCGGGCAGTCGCCCGCGGAGGGGCACTGCGACTTCCGCGGGCACCTCCAGGGCTTCCAGTGGCCCTTTCTTCGAGTCGTGCCAGGTCAGCCTGACCCCCACCGAGCATCGAGTACTAGACGACAACACACACGAG GCTTTAATGGTGATGACGGCTCCTATGTGATTCTCACGTGGGTGGGCGATGGTACCGGG GTCATCCTGGTGTTGTCCACAATCAGTGCTCCTCTAGACACGTTCCTCGAGGGGGGCTCCTCACGCCTTTACCGGAG TACGGATTATGGCAAGTCCTTCCACGATATCTCGCACAGCATCAACCACACGTTCATCAAAGAGGAGTTTGGAGTCAGCGTGGGACCAGGACGTTCT GTGATATTAACCGCTGACACACCCGTGGTGGACCATCCGGGCGGCATCATTTTCACCTCTACAGATGCCGGTGCCACTTTTCGCTTTACCCAGCTCCCCTTTCACCTAGCTGAGTCCATCACCTACCACTTCCTCAACCCCGACTTGCTGGCGGCGCTTAGCATCGAC GGCGCTCTGTGGCTCTCGCTGGACTTTGGTGCCATGTGGACAAAAGTGCATGATGGAGTGCATTCTTTTTCATG GGGAGCTGGCATCAATTTGTTCTTCAGTTGCAGCAAAGCAGACACAA TGGACGCAGAAGAGAGAGGAGATCTGCAGCTGAAGAGGACCAAAGACCTCGGCAAGACCTTTGACGTCATCCACGAGGACGTCTACAGTTTTGGCTACATTGGAACTTTTCTCTTCTTCTCAGTCATGGAAGATACG CGATCTCCGAGGGTCATGTATTTTTCAGCCGACCAAGGAGACACCTTTAGTCGAGCACTACTCCCATCAGCCTCAACTGAACAG ttTTACTCTATCTTGGATGGAGATGAGGACATGCTCTTTATGCATGTGGACAACCCGGGAG ACACCTACTTTGGAACAATGTACACATCAGATGACCGTGGCATCCTTTTCTCCAAATCTCTGGAACGCCACTTGTTCGACGGCCAACGTAAGAGCGATTTCCGGAATGTCACATCACTTCGTGGTGTGTACCTCACCAACAAACTGGACAAAG ATGGGCGAATCAGATCAGTCATTTCATTCAATCGGGGAGGAACTTGGCATCAGCTTTCCAAACCTCAAAATGTGGACTGTGGAAAGGAagtaaaaaat CAGTGCAACCTTCATATTCATGGTGAACACAGTCGCATCAATCGCATCATCCCAATGCTTCTCATGTCTGATCCCACTGCTGTTGGCCTGGTCATCGCACATG GCTCGGTAGGTGATTGCCTGTCATCATGGCAGTATCCAGATGTGTTTGTCTCCTCTGATGGGGGTTACAACTGGAGGGGCACACTGCGAGGTCCCCACCATTACAGCATACTGGACTCTGGCGGGCTTATCGTAGCTGTGGAGGCACGACGTGAAGGACAAGTCAAGACAATCAA GTTCTCAACAGACGAAGGCCAGTGCTGGAAGTCGTACAACTTTACCGAGCAGCCCTTCTTCTTCGCCGGCCTAGCTTCCGAGCCAGGCTCCAAGGCCATGAGCGTTAGTGTATGGGGCTTCCGTCCTGAGGACGACAACCAGCCCATGTGGGTGGCGGTCACCATTGACTTCCAGAGCCTCATCACAAGAGAGT gtaatgaccaagaTTACGAGGAGTGGTTGGCACACTCAACAGGGGGAGGTGATTTGGAGAGGGATGGCTGCGTCCTGGGTGTCAAGGAGACATACCGGAGACGGAAGAAACATGCCGTGTGCCGGAACGGTCGTGGCTATGTCACGGTAAAAAAGGAAAGTCCCTGCCTGTGTACCAGGGAAGATTTTTTGTG CGACTATGGCTATCAGCACAACGTGAACACATCAGAGTGTGTGCGACAgccaaacacacacaacaagACTTTGGAGATGTGCCTGAATGGAGAAGAGGACGAGCTCCTGACAGCGGGCTATCGCAAGGTCCCAAGTGACCACTGTGAGGGGGGGTTTTCTTCTCAGCTGGCAGTCCAGACTGTCATCAGACCTTGCGGTGTCAAACCCAGCCCAGACTCACCCTCCGCCCACTTCACTGCACCAGTGACATACTTTGACACACCG CGAGAGAGGATGGTGCTGATACTGGTGTGCACTGGCGCAGGTGTCATCGTCCTAGCCGCCGTGGTTTCTGCTCTGGTGGCCATCAGGAGAGGGGTTAATCAGCATAG GGCACCAGAATATCGCTTCTCCAATCTCCAGATTCAAGTTGACCGCAATGGAGCCACGGGGGATCTCGAAAGTGCCAACAGCAGCAACGGAACAGCCTGTCAGCAGGACTCAGATAAT caaaacctTCTGCAGTGA
- the LOC144003980 gene encoding sortilin isoform X3, producing the protein MSRLLPHTCLCCLSPCHLEHTHPARGHLHWGFRAVPVPAMIWRRVVALCVLLYFGAEAGSRPRRGTATSAGTSRASSGPFFESCQVSLTPTEHRVLDDNTHETGFNGDDGSYVILTWVGDGTGVILVLSTISAPLDTFLEGGSSRLYRSTDYGKSFHDISHSINHTFIKEEFGVSVGPGRSVILTADTPVVDHPGGIIFTSTDAGATFRFTQLPFHLAESITYHFLNPDLLAALSIDGALWLSLDFGAMWTKVHDGVHSFSWGAGINLFFSCSKADTMDAEERGDLQLKRTKDLGKTFDVIHEDVYSFGYIGTFLFFSVMEDTRSPRVMYFSADQGDTFSRALLPSASTEQFYSILDGDEDMLFMHVDNPGDTYFGTMYTSDDRGILFSKSLERHLFDGQRKSDFRNVTSLRGVYLTNKLDKDGRIRSVISFNRGGTWHQLSKPQNVDCGKEVKNQCNLHIHGEHSRINRIIPMLLMSDPTAVGLVIAHGSVGDCLSSWQYPDVFVSSDGGYNWRGTLRGPHHYSILDSGGLIVAVEARREGQVKTIKFSTDEGQCWKSYNFTEQPFFFAGLASEPGSKAMSVSVWGFRPEDDNQPMWVAVTIDFQSLITRECNDQDYEEWLAHSTGGGDLERDGCVLGVKETYRRRKKHAVCRNGRGYVTVKKESPCLCTREDFLCDYGYQHNVNTSECVRQPNTHNKTLEMCLNGEEDELLTAGYRKVPSDHCEGGFSSQLAVQTVIRPCGVKPSPDSPSAHFTAPVTYFDTPRERMVLILVCTGAGVIVLAAVVSALVAIRRGVNQHRAPEYRFSNLQIQVDRNGATGDLESANSSNGTACQQDSDNQNLLQ; encoded by the exons ATGAGCCGTCTCCTCCCACACACCTGCCTCTGCTGCCTCTCCCCCTGCCACTTGGAACACACGCATCCCGCGCGCGGACACCTCCACTGGGGTTTCCGAGCGGTTCCAGTACCGGCCATGATCTGGAGGCGAGTCGTCGCTCTCTGCGTTCTGCTCTATTTCGGGGCCGAAGCGGGCAGTCGCCCGCGGAGGGGCACTGCGACTTCCGCGGGCACCTCCAGGGCTTCCAGTGGCCCTTTCTTCGAGTCGTGCCAGGTCAGCCTGACCCCCACCGAGCATCGAGTACTAGACGACAACACACACGAG ACAGGCTTTAATGGTGATGACGGCTCCTATGTGATTCTCACGTGGGTGGGCGATGGTACCGGG GTCATCCTGGTGTTGTCCACAATCAGTGCTCCTCTAGACACGTTCCTCGAGGGGGGCTCCTCACGCCTTTACCGGAG TACGGATTATGGCAAGTCCTTCCACGATATCTCGCACAGCATCAACCACACGTTCATCAAAGAGGAGTTTGGAGTCAGCGTGGGACCAGGACGTTCT GTGATATTAACCGCTGACACACCCGTGGTGGACCATCCGGGCGGCATCATTTTCACCTCTACAGATGCCGGTGCCACTTTTCGCTTTACCCAGCTCCCCTTTCACCTAGCTGAGTCCATCACCTACCACTTCCTCAACCCCGACTTGCTGGCGGCGCTTAGCATCGAC GGCGCTCTGTGGCTCTCGCTGGACTTTGGTGCCATGTGGACAAAAGTGCATGATGGAGTGCATTCTTTTTCATG GGGAGCTGGCATCAATTTGTTCTTCAGTTGCAGCAAAGCAGACACAA TGGACGCAGAAGAGAGAGGAGATCTGCAGCTGAAGAGGACCAAAGACCTCGGCAAGACCTTTGACGTCATCCACGAGGACGTCTACAGTTTTGGCTACATTGGAACTTTTCTCTTCTTCTCAGTCATGGAAGATACG CGATCTCCGAGGGTCATGTATTTTTCAGCCGACCAAGGAGACACCTTTAGTCGAGCACTACTCCCATCAGCCTCAACTGAACAG ttTTACTCTATCTTGGATGGAGATGAGGACATGCTCTTTATGCATGTGGACAACCCGGGAG ACACCTACTTTGGAACAATGTACACATCAGATGACCGTGGCATCCTTTTCTCCAAATCTCTGGAACGCCACTTGTTCGACGGCCAACGTAAGAGCGATTTCCGGAATGTCACATCACTTCGTGGTGTGTACCTCACCAACAAACTGGACAAAG ATGGGCGAATCAGATCAGTCATTTCATTCAATCGGGGAGGAACTTGGCATCAGCTTTCCAAACCTCAAAATGTGGACTGTGGAAAGGAagtaaaaaat CAGTGCAACCTTCATATTCATGGTGAACACAGTCGCATCAATCGCATCATCCCAATGCTTCTCATGTCTGATCCCACTGCTGTTGGCCTGGTCATCGCACATG GCTCGGTAGGTGATTGCCTGTCATCATGGCAGTATCCAGATGTGTTTGTCTCCTCTGATGGGGGTTACAACTGGAGGGGCACACTGCGAGGTCCCCACCATTACAGCATACTGGACTCTGGCGGGCTTATCGTAGCTGTGGAGGCACGACGTGAAGGACAAGTCAAGACAATCAA GTTCTCAACAGACGAAGGCCAGTGCTGGAAGTCGTACAACTTTACCGAGCAGCCCTTCTTCTTCGCCGGCCTAGCTTCCGAGCCAGGCTCCAAGGCCATGAGCGTTAGTGTATGGGGCTTCCGTCCTGAGGACGACAACCAGCCCATGTGGGTGGCGGTCACCATTGACTTCCAGAGCCTCATCACAAGAGAGT gtaatgaccaagaTTACGAGGAGTGGTTGGCACACTCAACAGGGGGAGGTGATTTGGAGAGGGATGGCTGCGTCCTGGGTGTCAAGGAGACATACCGGAGACGGAAGAAACATGCCGTGTGCCGGAACGGTCGTGGCTATGTCACGGTAAAAAAGGAAAGTCCCTGCCTGTGTACCAGGGAAGATTTTTTGTG CGACTATGGCTATCAGCACAACGTGAACACATCAGAGTGTGTGCGACAgccaaacacacacaacaagACTTTGGAGATGTGCCTGAATGGAGAAGAGGACGAGCTCCTGACAGCGGGCTATCGCAAGGTCCCAAGTGACCACTGTGAGGGGGGGTTTTCTTCTCAGCTGGCAGTCCAGACTGTCATCAGACCTTGCGGTGTCAAACCCAGCCCAGACTCACCCTCCGCCCACTTCACTGCACCAGTGACATACTTTGACACACCG CGAGAGAGGATGGTGCTGATACTGGTGTGCACTGGCGCAGGTGTCATCGTCCTAGCCGCCGTGGTTTCTGCTCTGGTGGCCATCAGGAGAGGGGTTAATCAGCATAG GGCACCAGAATATCGCTTCTCCAATCTCCAGATTCAAGTTGACCGCAATGGAGCCACGGGGGATCTCGAAAGTGCCAACAGCAGCAACGGAACAGCCTGTCAGCAGGACTCAGATAAT caaaacctTCTGCAGTGA
- the LOC144003980 gene encoding sortilin isoform X4, producing MSRLLPHTCLCCLSPCHLEHTHPARGHLHWGFRAVPVPAMIWRRVVALCVLLYFGAEAGSRPRRGTATSAGTSRASSGPFFESCQVSLTPTEHRVLDDNTHETGFNGDDGSYVILTWVGDGTGVILVLSTISAPLDTFLEGGSSRLYRSTDYGKSFHDISHSINHTFIKEEFGVSVGPGRSVILTADTPVVDHPGGIIFTSTDAGATFRFTQLPFHLAESITYHFLNPDLLAALSIDGALWLSLDFGAMWTKVHDGVHSFSWGAGINLFFSCSKADTMDAEERGDLQLKRTKDLGKTFDVIHEDVYSFGYIGTFLFFSVMEDTRSPRVMYFSADQGDTFSRALLPSASTEQFYSILDGDEDMLFMHVDNPGDTYFGTMYTSDDRGILFSKSLERHLFDGQRKSDFRNVTSLRGVYLTNKLDKDGRIRSVISFNRGGTWHQLSKPQNVDCGKEVKNCNLHIHGEHSRINRIIPMLLMSDPTAVGLVIAHGSVGDCLSSWQYPDVFVSSDGGYNWRGTLRGPHHYSILDSGGLIVAVEARREGQVKTIKFSTDEGQCWKSYNFTEQPFFFAGLASEPGSKAMSVSVWGFRPEDDNQPMWVAVTIDFQSLITRECNDQDYEEWLAHSTGGGDLERDGCVLGVKETYRRRKKHAVCRNGRGYVTVKKESPCLCTREDFLCDYGYQHNVNTSECVRQPNTHNKTLEMCLNGEEDELLTAGYRKVPSDHCEGGFSSQLAVQTVIRPCGVKPSPDSPSAHFTAPVTYFDTPRERMVLILVCTGAGVIVLAAVVSALVAIRRGVNQHRAPEYRFSNLQIQVDRNGATGDLESANSSNGTACQQDSDNQNLLQ from the exons ATGAGCCGTCTCCTCCCACACACCTGCCTCTGCTGCCTCTCCCCCTGCCACTTGGAACACACGCATCCCGCGCGCGGACACCTCCACTGGGGTTTCCGAGCGGTTCCAGTACCGGCCATGATCTGGAGGCGAGTCGTCGCTCTCTGCGTTCTGCTCTATTTCGGGGCCGAAGCGGGCAGTCGCCCGCGGAGGGGCACTGCGACTTCCGCGGGCACCTCCAGGGCTTCCAGTGGCCCTTTCTTCGAGTCGTGCCAGGTCAGCCTGACCCCCACCGAGCATCGAGTACTAGACGACAACACACACGAG ACAGGCTTTAATGGTGATGACGGCTCCTATGTGATTCTCACGTGGGTGGGCGATGGTACCGGG GTCATCCTGGTGTTGTCCACAATCAGTGCTCCTCTAGACACGTTCCTCGAGGGGGGCTCCTCACGCCTTTACCGGAG TACGGATTATGGCAAGTCCTTCCACGATATCTCGCACAGCATCAACCACACGTTCATCAAAGAGGAGTTTGGAGTCAGCGTGGGACCAGGACGTTCT GTGATATTAACCGCTGACACACCCGTGGTGGACCATCCGGGCGGCATCATTTTCACCTCTACAGATGCCGGTGCCACTTTTCGCTTTACCCAGCTCCCCTTTCACCTAGCTGAGTCCATCACCTACCACTTCCTCAACCCCGACTTGCTGGCGGCGCTTAGCATCGAC GGCGCTCTGTGGCTCTCGCTGGACTTTGGTGCCATGTGGACAAAAGTGCATGATGGAGTGCATTCTTTTTCATG GGGAGCTGGCATCAATTTGTTCTTCAGTTGCAGCAAAGCAGACACAA TGGACGCAGAAGAGAGAGGAGATCTGCAGCTGAAGAGGACCAAAGACCTCGGCAAGACCTTTGACGTCATCCACGAGGACGTCTACAGTTTTGGCTACATTGGAACTTTTCTCTTCTTCTCAGTCATGGAAGATACG CGATCTCCGAGGGTCATGTATTTTTCAGCCGACCAAGGAGACACCTTTAGTCGAGCACTACTCCCATCAGCCTCAACTGAACAG ttTTACTCTATCTTGGATGGAGATGAGGACATGCTCTTTATGCATGTGGACAACCCGGGAG ACACCTACTTTGGAACAATGTACACATCAGATGACCGTGGCATCCTTTTCTCCAAATCTCTGGAACGCCACTTGTTCGACGGCCAACGTAAGAGCGATTTCCGGAATGTCACATCACTTCGTGGTGTGTACCTCACCAACAAACTGGACAAAG ATGGGCGAATCAGATCAGTCATTTCATTCAATCGGGGAGGAACTTGGCATCAGCTTTCCAAACCTCAAAATGTGGACTGTGGAAAGGAagtaaaaaat TGCAACCTTCATATTCATGGTGAACACAGTCGCATCAATCGCATCATCCCAATGCTTCTCATGTCTGATCCCACTGCTGTTGGCCTGGTCATCGCACATG GCTCGGTAGGTGATTGCCTGTCATCATGGCAGTATCCAGATGTGTTTGTCTCCTCTGATGGGGGTTACAACTGGAGGGGCACACTGCGAGGTCCCCACCATTACAGCATACTGGACTCTGGCGGGCTTATCGTAGCTGTGGAGGCACGACGTGAAGGACAAGTCAAGACAATCAA GTTCTCAACAGACGAAGGCCAGTGCTGGAAGTCGTACAACTTTACCGAGCAGCCCTTCTTCTTCGCCGGCCTAGCTTCCGAGCCAGGCTCCAAGGCCATGAGCGTTAGTGTATGGGGCTTCCGTCCTGAGGACGACAACCAGCCCATGTGGGTGGCGGTCACCATTGACTTCCAGAGCCTCATCACAAGAGAGT gtaatgaccaagaTTACGAGGAGTGGTTGGCACACTCAACAGGGGGAGGTGATTTGGAGAGGGATGGCTGCGTCCTGGGTGTCAAGGAGACATACCGGAGACGGAAGAAACATGCCGTGTGCCGGAACGGTCGTGGCTATGTCACGGTAAAAAAGGAAAGTCCCTGCCTGTGTACCAGGGAAGATTTTTTGTG CGACTATGGCTATCAGCACAACGTGAACACATCAGAGTGTGTGCGACAgccaaacacacacaacaagACTTTGGAGATGTGCCTGAATGGAGAAGAGGACGAGCTCCTGACAGCGGGCTATCGCAAGGTCCCAAGTGACCACTGTGAGGGGGGGTTTTCTTCTCAGCTGGCAGTCCAGACTGTCATCAGACCTTGCGGTGTCAAACCCAGCCCAGACTCACCCTCCGCCCACTTCACTGCACCAGTGACATACTTTGACACACCG CGAGAGAGGATGGTGCTGATACTGGTGTGCACTGGCGCAGGTGTCATCGTCCTAGCCGCCGTGGTTTCTGCTCTGGTGGCCATCAGGAGAGGGGTTAATCAGCATAG GGCACCAGAATATCGCTTCTCCAATCTCCAGATTCAAGTTGACCGCAATGGAGCCACGGGGGATCTCGAAAGTGCCAACAGCAGCAACGGAACAGCCTGTCAGCAGGACTCAGATAAT caaaacctTCTGCAGTGA